A window of the Haloarcula litorea genome harbors these coding sequences:
- a CDS encoding HVO_0476 family zinc finger protein, with the protein MTDVTPGERIALPCPACSPGLETVHEVLKPGGQVTVRCTDCDHVHKEQLPDETTLQRDVVVSQDGDSFTAQVDVPEEEQLAVGEEFLLETDAAVVTARITSLETDEGRTEEAPVEAVETIWSRAVGNVAVNVTMHPKDGQHDETESFKLQVPGDYEFVVGETDQLGDEEFTVEGIHIREDAHGYDHGKLDFDGDSAEAKDINRLYVRDESTTAWSAW; encoded by the coding sequence ATGACTGACGTCACACCGGGCGAGCGCATCGCGCTCCCCTGTCCGGCCTGTTCGCCGGGCCTCGAGACGGTTCACGAGGTCCTCAAACCCGGCGGGCAGGTCACCGTCCGCTGTACCGACTGCGACCACGTCCACAAGGAGCAACTGCCCGACGAGACCACCCTGCAACGGGACGTCGTCGTCTCCCAGGACGGGGACTCGTTCACCGCACAGGTCGACGTCCCCGAAGAGGAGCAGCTGGCCGTCGGCGAGGAGTTCCTGCTGGAGACCGACGCGGCGGTCGTCACCGCCCGCATCACGAGTCTGGAGACCGACGAGGGCCGGACGGAAGAGGCCCCCGTCGAGGCCGTCGAGACCATCTGGTCCCGGGCGGTCGGCAACGTCGCGGTCAACGTGACGATGCACCCGAAGGACGGCCAGCACGACGAGACCGAGAGCTTCAAGCTCCAGGTGCCGGGCGACTACGAGTTCGTCGTGGGCGAGACCGACCAGCTGGGCGACGAGGAGTTCACCGTCGAGGGCATCCACATCCGGGAGGACGCCCACGGCTACGACCACGGCAAGCTCGACTTCGACGGCGACAGCGCCGAGGCGAAAGACATCAACCGGTTGTACGTCCGCGACGAGTCCACGACGGCCTGGTCCGCCTGGTAG
- a CDS encoding cytochrome c biogenesis protein CcdA produces MVTATQLAGTFALGLATPLTAVCVLPLYPGFLAYLSNRTNEGRLSIGVLGGLVAAGVLASMLGLGLVFTTLLQTSLTDVVGVVSPAAFALLGAASLLLLADVEFGRFVPSVEPPQTNHPVASAFGYGAFFGAIVVPCNPGFVAVFLARSFLFTDPVGSLANFLAFGGGIAAPLVTLALVSDRWQSRVLGALTRHRSLVNRATGAVMLAVSVYYLVAVFEVVG; encoded by the coding sequence ATGGTCACAGCGACCCAGCTCGCCGGCACGTTCGCGCTCGGGCTTGCGACCCCGCTGACGGCCGTCTGTGTCCTCCCGCTGTATCCCGGCTTTCTCGCCTATCTCTCGAACCGGACGAACGAGGGGCGGCTGTCGATCGGCGTGCTGGGCGGCCTGGTCGCGGCCGGCGTCCTGGCGTCGATGCTCGGACTGGGGCTCGTGTTCACGACGCTGTTGCAGACCTCGCTGACCGACGTCGTCGGCGTCGTCTCGCCGGCGGCGTTCGCGCTGCTGGGGGCGGCGAGTCTCCTCCTGCTGGCGGACGTCGAGTTCGGACGGTTCGTCCCGAGCGTCGAGCCCCCACAGACCAATCACCCGGTCGCGTCGGCGTTCGGCTACGGCGCGTTCTTCGGGGCCATCGTCGTCCCCTGCAATCCGGGCTTCGTCGCCGTCTTCCTGGCGCGCTCGTTCCTCTTTACCGACCCGGTCGGGAGCCTGGCGAACTTCCTCGCGTTCGGCGGCGGCATCGCCGCGCCGTTGGTCACGCTGGCGCTCGTCTCGGACCGCTGGCAGTCCCGGGTACTGGGGGCACTCACCCGACACCGGTCGCTGGTCAACCGGGCGACCGGCGCGGTGATGCTCGCGGTGTCGGTGTACTACCTCGTCGCCGTCTTCGAGGTGGTGGGCTGA
- a CDS encoding TlpA family protein disulfide reductase — MDDSERSRRAVLGATAAGLAAAAGCSSTGSEGDATGTTEPTEAATDATTRTATEAQVDWRTAELTDVTTGETFTVAGLADAPVILEFFAVWCPVCTRQQQHLATFAADDPDAVPISVNVDPNESAETVRKHAAEHGFDWRYAVAPTDVTSALVDEFGTVVTSPPAAPVARVCPDGDAALLSGRGVKSAGDIAAAVDEC; from the coding sequence ATGGACGACAGCGAACGCTCACGCAGGGCGGTCCTCGGGGCGACGGCGGCGGGGCTGGCGGCGGCTGCGGGGTGTAGCTCGACGGGGAGCGAGGGGGACGCGACGGGGACGACCGAGCCGACGGAGGCGGCGACCGACGCCACCACGCGGACTGCGACCGAGGCGCAGGTGGACTGGCGGACGGCGGAGCTGACCGACGTGACGACCGGCGAGACGTTCACCGTCGCCGGACTCGCCGACGCGCCGGTTATCCTGGAGTTCTTCGCGGTCTGGTGTCCCGTCTGTACCCGCCAGCAACAGCACCTCGCGACCTTCGCGGCCGACGACCCCGACGCGGTCCCGATCAGCGTCAACGTCGACCCCAACGAGAGCGCCGAGACGGTCCGGAAACACGCCGCGGAGCACGGCTTCGACTGGCGGTACGCCGTCGCGCCGACGGACGTGACCTCGGCGCTGGTCGACGAGTTCGGCACCGTGGTCACCAGCCCGCCCGCGGCCCCGGTCGCCCGGGTCTGTCCGGACGGCGACGCGGCCCTGCTGTCGGGACGGGGCGTCAAGTCCGCCGGCGACATCGCGGCGGCCGTCGACGAGTGCTGA